One genomic window of Meles meles chromosome 3, mMelMel3.1 paternal haplotype, whole genome shotgun sequence includes the following:
- the LOC123938707 gene encoding olfactory receptor 2G2-like, whose product MGMMRSTNETRLTGFVLLGFSDYPQLQKVLFVVILILYLLTIFGNTTIILVSRLESKLHKPMYFFLSHLSFLDICFTSSVIPQLLVNLWDPMKNITYGGCVVQLYVSLALGSTECVLLAVMSYDRYIAICRPLHYTVIMHPHLCMALVSLAWLSGVVTTLVQSTLTLQLPFCGHHQLDHFICEVPVLIKLACVDTTFNEAELFVASIIFLIVPVSIILISYGYIAQAVLRIKSAFGRKKAFGTCSSHLMVVIIFYGTIIFMYLQPAKSRSKDQGKFVSLFYTVVTPMLNPLIYTLRNKEVKWALRKVLGKILGIKFT is encoded by the coding sequence ATGGGGATGATGAGGAGTACCAATGAGACCAGACTAACAGGTTTTGTCCTCTTGGGGTTTTCTGATTATCCTCAGTTACAGAAGGTTCTATTTGTGGTCATTTTGATCTTGTATTTATTAACCATTTTTGGGAATACCACCATCATTCTGGTATCTCGTCTGGAATCCAAGCTTCATAAGccaatgtattttttcctttctcatctctcctTTTTGGATATATGCTTTACCAGCAGTGTTATTCCTCAGCTCTTGGTAAACTTGTGGGATCCTATGAAAAACATCACCTATGGTGGCTGTGTGGTTCAGCTCTATGTCTCTCTTGCCTTGGGATCTACAGAATGTGTCCTCCTAGCTGTGATGTCCTATGATCGCTACATTGCCATCTGCCGTCCCCTCCACTACACTGTTATAATGCATCCTCATCTTTGTATGGCTTTGGTATCTTTGGCATGGCTCAGTGGGGTGGTCACTACTCTAGTACAGTCCACTCTCACCTTGCAGCTACCTTTCTGTGGGCATCATCAACTAGATCACTTCATCTGCGAGGTCCCTGTACTCATCAAGTTGGCTTGTGTGGACACCACTTTCAATGAGGCTGAGCTCTTTGTAGCTAGCATTATCTTCCTTATAGTACCTGTTTCCATCATCCTGATTTCATATGGCTACATTGCCCAAGCAGTTTTGAGGATTAAGTCAGCttttggaagaaagaaagcaTTTGGGACCTGCTCCTCCCACCTGATGGTTGTCATAATCTTCTATGGAACCATCATCTTCATGTATCTGCAACCAGCCAAGAGTAGATCCAAGGACCAGGGAaagtttgtttccctcttttaCACCGTGGTGACCCCCATGCTCAACCCTCTTATTTATACTTTGAGAAATAAAGAGGTTAAGTGGGCATTAAGGAAAGTTCTAGGAAAGATTCTGGGAATAAAGTTTacatga